The sequence below is a genomic window from Falsibacillus pallidus.
CCACATAGCGGAATTCCCCGTCAAAATCGTCTTCAATAATATAGCCTCCTGTCCGGTCGGCCCACTGAAGCAGCTCGATCCTGCGGGAAATCGGCATAATAGCCCCCGTCGGAAACTGGTGTGCCGGAGTTGTATAAACCGCTTTAGGATTGGTCTGCCTTAACTCTTCTATAGACAGCCCCTCCTCATCCACGTTAATGGGAACGGTCTTTACACCCGACCATTGTAGATAGGCACGCACCCCATCAAATCCCGGATCCTCGTATCCAACGCTTGCATTTCCAAGCTCCAACGCATGGACCAAAAGGCCGATCAAATATCTTGTACCTGCCCCGATGATGATTTGGTCTGCCTCACAGTCCACGCCCCTCGTCTCCCTCAAATAGGTGGACAGCAGATTCCGGAGCGGCCATTCCCCGAAGTGATCGCCGTACTGAAAATGAGCAAAATTCGAAAGGGCCCAGCGATGCGCTTTTTCAAAGTCCTTAATTGGAAATAGATCTGGATTTATGAGGCTGTAGTTAAAATCGAGCTCCGGCATCACAGTACTTTTTTTCCATCCATCCCGTGACTCGCCTGAAGTACCTTCGCCATGAAAAAAACTTGTGTCCAATTTTTCAACGAACAGGCCGCTTTTCTCCTTGCTTCTTACATATCCTTCTGCAGCCAGCTGGCTGTATGCATTTTCGACCGTAGTCTTGCTGATCTTTAATTTTTCCGAAAGCGACCGGATGGAAGGCAATTTGACACCTTGCTTCAGCCTACCTGTGATGATTTCCTGCCGAATATGCTGATAGAGCTGCTCATACAGCGGCACTCCGCCTTCCTTAAAAATGATGGGGGCTATCAACGTTTGTTTCTCCATCTGACCTCTCCTCATTCTCTTTATCTGTCTCTCCCAACGAGCCAACTTCTCATCTAAACTAATAGTAAATTGTCATCTTCAATCTGTCTATTTCCATCTAAAATAAAGAGGTCAAAAGGAGCTGCTACTATGGAATTTACAATTAAAAATGCGGAAGAAAAAGACGTGGATCAATTGAAACCATTGATGCTTCAGTACATTGTGGATTTTTATCAACGTCCCAAGCCTGACGAAAAAGATCTGGAAGAATTAATATTGTCTCTAATGCATAACCCGTCTGTTGGGAAACAACTCCTTGCAGTGGAGAACGATCGATTGATTGGGTTTTCTACTTTGTATTTCACCTTCAGCACCACCCGTGTGAAAAAAGTCGCCATCTTGAATGACTTATTCATAACACAAAAATGGAGAGGAAAAGGAATCGGAGAATCTCTCTTCCGCAAAAGCGAACAACAAGCGAGAGAAATGGGGTGTGCGAACATGTCTTGGCAAACCGCAGTTGATAATGTTAAGGCCCAATCCCTTTACCGAAAAATGGGCGGGGTTGATGCAAATGAACAATGGATTCATTATGAATTGAATTTATAGGGAGGGATAAAATGATGATAGATCAAACGATACAGTTAGAAGGCAAATATGTAGAACTCCACCCAATGGGCATGGAGCATCTCGAAGGTTTATACGAAGCAGCACAGGCTGAAGATATTTGGACCTACATGCCGAAAAAAGTGCAGTCAAAATCCGATATGGAGCAGCTGATCAAGCAGGCGCTGATTCGCCGTGATCAAGGAATCGACTATCCATTTGTGATTTTCAGCAAGGAGCAGAATCGAATTGTCGGAAGCACACGTTTTCTCGATATCTCCATTCCTGATAAGAATCTTGAAATCGGCTGGACCTGGTACAATCCGAGCGTTTGGAGAACGGCAGCCAATACAGAGTGCAAATTCCTCTTGCTGCAATATTGCTTTGATAAATTGAAGCTAAACCGCGTCCAGCTGAAGACAGACTCCAGGAATGTCCGCTCACAAAACGCCATTATGAGACTTGGCGCAGCTAAAGAAGGGACACTCCGCAAACATCGGGTCCTAGATGACGGCTACATCCGAGATACCGTTGTATTCAGCATCATCGATATCGAATGGCCAGAAGTAAAACAGCGTCTGAAAGTATTTTTGAATCAAACAAAATAAACAGCCAGGCGAACCTCCGCCTGGCTTTACTCTTCTTCATCATATTGAATGGGATCGGGATCCTTCCCTTCTTCCTGGAGCTCTTCATTCGTCCGGTGCCGTTCCATCTGCTTCCCGAGTTCTTTGACTTCCTTTAAATCTCTCGCCATGGAACCATTTTTTTCTTCCAATTCTTCTTTCTTCTTTTTGGACTCCTGTGACATAATGAAATCACCTCTTGTTTAGAGGATACCCGCAGGTTCAAAATCTAAACAACGAAAGCCGAGGAAGAAACGTGATAAAAAGAGTGAATATAAAAGACCAGTCGATCGCTGAACAAGTGCTGCCGATCCAACTGGCTTCCTATCAAATCGAAGCAGATATCATCCAATTTTATGATATCCCACCACTTAAAGAAACGATTGATGATCTAATGAACGTCAATGAAGAATTCCTTGCCTATTATGATAATGGAGCATTGGCAGGGCTTCTTTCCTATGAAGCAGATGGCCCTTTTACCATCACGATTTGCCGGATGATGGTCCATCCTAATTTTCATCGCAAGGGAATTGCATCCGCGCTTATTAAGGAACTATTCAACCTAACCTCTGAATGTGAACAATGGAAGGTAACCACAGGGGCGAAAAATGAACCGGCCAAGAAGCTTTATTTGAAGCATGGCTTTACGGAAGAAAAAATATTTGAAGTCGTGCCGGGGCTGATGATCAGCGCCTTTTCCCGGACCACGGCCTTCAGTGTCGGCTCTTAAAATACCAATCAACATACGTTTCATCTGTACAAATGATTGCTTCCATATCCATAGAATCTACGATCTGGCATATGTTATCTTCCTTTGTCACGAATAATGTGTAAAGGGAATCAAGCCGGCTCATAAAAGCAAATTCCAGATTCTCATCTGCGATAATGACTTCTCTTAGGGCAATACGGCTAAGATCTGAAGGAGAGAATCCTTCCAAATCAATTCTGCCGTTTTTTATACCTATAGGATCATCGTAGGTTATATAACGGGCTCCTTTTGATTGGAGAATGGTCATTATCTTTTGAAATAGCAAAGCTGAAATGACATCTTCATTAGGATAATATAAGTCATCTGTCATAATGGCATTAACTTTTAGATACAAATCTTCCCGGGCATAATCCCTGTTTAATGCATTAATGCCGGTTTGCAATGCAATGCCAAGCTCATCTAGATCCAAGCCGCTCCATTGCATTATTTTTTCCCATTTTACCGGTGTGCCTGACTGGATTATCTCTTCATCAGACAGGAATTTTTTCGACTGTCTATTTTTTGCATATCCTTTTGGCAATTGAATAAACGGGTGTAATAAAAGGGCTGCATGGCTGAAACCAGCAGGCAATTGCTCCAAGATAGGCACACTTCCATTTAACCATTTATACTGCAGCATATTAAACCCCCTTCCTGCACTATTTTACCATTTATTTACTATAACGAAACAGGGTCCAAATCATTTTCGATTTGGACCCTTGCTTATTTCTATTTATCTTCCCCCGGTCTTATCTATTCAACAGGCTTCCCACATAGCGCAGCAGTTCATTCGCTGATGTGGAATTGTAGCCGTGTTCGTCGATGAGCCTTGCGACGACTTCGTTGATTTTCTTCAACTGAAGTTCATCCGGCGTCTTGGTGGATGTCGTGATCTTGACGACATCTTTCAAGTCAGCAAACAATTTCTTCTGGATGGCTTCGCGCAGGCGGTCATGCGAGTTATAGTCAAACCTCTTGCCTTTTCGGGCGTAAGCAGAAATGCGGATGAGGATTTCTTCCCTGAAAGCCTTTTTCGCATTTTCAGAAATTCCGATCTGTTCTTCAATCGAACGCATCAATTTTTCATCCGGATTGATTTCTTCCCCTGTCAGCTGATCGCGTATTTTCGCTTTATTGCAGTACGCTTCAACGTTATCGAGGTAGTTATCCATAAGCGTTTTAGCAGATTCCTCATAGGAGTAGACGAACGCTTTCTGAACTTCTTTTTTCGCGATGTCATCGTATTCCTTGCGGGCAAGTGAAATATAGTTCAAGTATTTCTCACGAAGCTCCTGTGTAATCGAAGGATGCTGATCGAGACCCTCCTTCAAGGAACGCAGGACATCAAGGGCATTGATCGTCTTGACTTCTTTCCGGATAATCGTGGACGAAATCCGGTTGATGACATACCGCGGATCGATGCCGCTCATGCCTTCATCCTGATACTCTTTCTTCAACTCATCCAGATCCGCCGAATTGAAGCCTTCGACACTTTCTCCATCATAAAGGCGCATTTTCTTGATCAAATCGATATCCCCGCGCTTCGGATCTTTCAACCTGGTCAAAATTGTGAACATCGCAGCCACTCTTAATGTATGAGGGGCAATATGCACATCCGATACATCGGACTCATTAATCATCTTCTCGTAAATCTTCTCTTCCTGTGAAACCTTCAGATTATACGGAACCGGCATGACAATGATCCGGGAGTGCAAGGCTTCATTCTTTTTATTCGAAATAAATGAACGGTACTCCGTTTCATTCGTATGGGCCACAATTAATTCATCCGCTGAAATCAAGGCGAACCTTCCTGCCTTGAAATTGCCCTCCTGTGTGAGTGAGAGCAAATGCCAGAGAAACTTCTCATCGCACTTCAGCATTTCCTGGAATTCCATCAATCCACGGTTTGCTTTATTCAGCTCTCCGTCGAAGCGGTACGCCCTTGGATCGGATTCAGATCCAAATTCAGCGATCGTGGAAAAGTCGATGCTTCCCGTCAAATCAGCGATATCCTGGGATTTCGGATCCGATGGACTGAACGTTCCGATTCCCACGCGTTTATCTTCCGAGAAGAAAATGCGTTCCACTAATACATCTTCAATTCTGCCGCTGTAATCCTGTTCAAGCCTCATCAGATTCAATGGCGAAAGATTGCCTTCCACGCGGATTCCATATTCCTTGTGAAAATCCTCACGCAGATTCTGCGGAATCAAGTGGAGTGGATCACCATTGATGTTGTAAATAACCCATAAAGAATTAGTTCCAAAAATATTGATCTACAGGTTTATTGAATTCTATTTTTCCTTTAATTACATTTTTTAAGTAAAAATCCGAATTTTCTTTTTTAAATTCTGCCAAATAGTCAGTTCCGTCATTATATTTCAAATAATAGTATACTGTGTTATTGCTTTCTATTTTTTGTGCAATTTTTAGATCAAGTTCTTGGCGCGCCTCATATTTTAACCACTGTTTATTTTTTATTGAAACGTTTTTGTCATCTAGTACATATGCTAATAACATTACTAGTGATGGGTCTGTTTCTTTATCATAAAAATTTCTTAATTTTTTCTGAATTGGATCTTCCTCTGAATATATATTTATTGAATTAATTATTTTAAACTGATTAATATTTTCTACAACATTTTTAGAATACAAAATGTTATTAATTCCAATAGGAGGAAAAACATAATATGCAAAAATGTACGCTGTTAATGAAAATATTAAGGTTAATTTCACAAATGACTTATTTACATTGGAAAATTTATAAATAATTAACCCGCCAACAATTAAACCAATAGGAATGTGTATGCTTCCCAGATTAAAAGATATAATAACTAAAAAGTACAATACAATTATTTTTAGCCAGAAACTCTTACTTTTATTTTTTTCTTTAAATTTAATAGTAATTACTAATAAAATAAAAATTAATAAGAAAACAATTAACCTCATGTCAGTACCTCATTTTTGTTTAATACAGATAAATCAAAAGGGTAACTTGATTAGTTACCCTTTTGATTAAATAAAGTATTTAATTCTTACTTTTTTCCATTTTCATAGTAACATTAATTTTTTACGAAATGAATGTTTTTTCATTTAACTTCCAATTATTAAGTTAAAGTCTAGCTTGAATTCTTGACATAGCCAGTCAGATGGTACATTTACAAAGGCTTGTCCTATATTTACTCCGCCAGTGAGCGGTAAAAAGGTATGAATATATTTTGCTTCGAATTTAGCAGTTCTATTACTATATTGTTTTGCAACTCTAACATTTTGTGAGGCTCCTCCTAATTCTAAAAAGTGCCCAAGTGTAAAGCTAGCATCAAACCCATATAAAGATTGTTCTAAATTAATGGAACCCTGCCCAAAATTCCCGTCTCCAAACGCATCTAAAAGATAATATCCATCTAAAGAATTAGCAACTCCAATAAAACGCTCATCCCAAGCCAATGCCATATGATCCTTTTGTGCAATGCTTGGAGATTGCATCCAAGAAAAATCTATAGTTGCCAAGTACTCAACTTCAGTACTTGGATTTCCAGAAGGAACCTGATCAAGGTACGCTGTAAAAGATAATTTATCAGTAGAAGTCTGATCTCCACCACTGCTAGATAAAGTAGATACTCTTGATTGCTCAATAGGTTGTCCTAAATACATAATTGAAATTCCAGATTTTTTACTGTATTCCTCAATATCCTTTTGCATAATTTTGTTAATTTCATCTCTATTTTCATCTGTTACTTCATATTTAGTTCCATCAAGACTATTATAATACTCAGTCTCTGTTACCTCGTAATCTGCTCTTTTTCCCCCTGCATTTAACAACTTATTTTTCGTCTGATCTTGCATTCCATTTATTTCGTCTTTTGAAAATCCCATATTACTTAATTGTGCATTTTTACTCGTTGCTGC
It includes:
- a CDS encoding PLP-dependent aminotransferase family protein; protein product: MEKQTLIAPIIFKEGGVPLYEQLYQHIRQEIITGRLKQGVKLPSIRSLSEKLKISKTTVENAYSQLAAEGYVRSKEKSGLFVEKLDTSFFHGEGTSGESRDGWKKSTVMPELDFNYSLINPDLFPIKDFEKAHRWALSNFAHFQYGDHFGEWPLRNLLSTYLRETRGVDCEADQIIIGAGTRYLIGLLVHALELGNASVGYEDPGFDGVRAYLQWSGVKTVPINVDEEGLSIEELRQTNPKAVYTTPAHQFPTGAIMPISRRIELLQWADRTGGYIIEDDFDGEFRYVGRPIPSLQSLDRNERVIYMGSFSKALSPALKISFMVLPKHLANLFRVNLRAIGQTSSGLMQAILYYLIREGKWHRHLNRARKAYERKYHLLFSELQKGFPKSSSILGSDAGFHMLFKLPGFSEEEIIEKANKQGIKFYPTAPFWHNKEDAPGDTILLGFGGLSEKEIKAGIAVLRKIIESWSG
- a CDS encoding GNAT family N-acetyltransferase codes for the protein MEFTIKNAEEKDVDQLKPLMLQYIVDFYQRPKPDEKDLEELILSLMHNPSVGKQLLAVENDRLIGFSTLYFTFSTTRVKKVAILNDLFITQKWRGKGIGESLFRKSEQQAREMGCANMSWQTAVDNVKAQSLYRKMGGVDANEQWIHYELNL
- a CDS encoding GNAT family N-acetyltransferase, translated to MMIDQTIQLEGKYVELHPMGMEHLEGLYEAAQAEDIWTYMPKKVQSKSDMEQLIKQALIRRDQGIDYPFVIFSKEQNRIVGSTRFLDISIPDKNLEIGWTWYNPSVWRTAANTECKFLLLQYCFDKLKLNRVQLKTDSRNVRSQNAIMRLGAAKEGTLRKHRVLDDGYIRDTVVFSIIDIEWPEVKQRLKVFLNQTK
- a CDS encoding GNAT family N-acetyltransferase — encoded protein: MIKRVNIKDQSIAEQVLPIQLASYQIEADIIQFYDIPPLKETIDDLMNVNEEFLAYYDNGALAGLLSYEADGPFTITICRMMVHPNFHRKGIASALIKELFNLTSECEQWKVTTGAKNEPAKKLYLKHGFTEEKIFEVVPGLMISAFSRTTAFSVGS
- a CDS encoding DUF2711 family protein: MLQYKWLNGSVPILEQLPAGFSHAALLLHPFIQLPKGYAKNRQSKKFLSDEEIIQSGTPVKWEKIMQWSGLDLDELGIALQTGINALNRDYAREDLYLKVNAIMTDDLYYPNEDVISALLFQKIMTILQSKGARYITYDDPIGIKNGRIDLEGFSPSDLSRIALREVIIADENLEFAFMSRLDSLYTLFVTKEDNICQIVDSMDMEAIICTDETYVDWYFKSRH